The DNA region GCCAACGGACCAGCAAACAGACCACCACATACCTCACCGGCCCCGACGAAATCCGCGTGCTCCTCCTCGCCTGAAGCACACGCCACCCCCCCGGCCCCCAAAGCCAGAACCAGCCCAGCAGCCATCAGCGATCGCCGCACCCGCACACACTCATTTCGCCCGTCCCGCATCCGGTCCACCCCATCCGCCGCTTCGCAATCGTCCATTACCGCCAACACTCGCGACTCTTCACGCAGTGCCGCCTGGTTCAAGCCGCCCTACCACCGTCAGCCACTCGACTCGCACCATGCGCACAGATCATGCCTCCGGCTCGACACCCTGGACCCGCGCACGAAGGTTCCCGGCCTCGTAACCAATGAGCCTTGAGTCATCCAGATCCTCGGCCAATGAACCGCCCGTCCTGGCGTCCAGCCTCTCGATCCTCTCCTTGTGTCGCGAGGTGAACTCCTCGACCGGAGTCTCCGCATAAATCTCGCCGGCCGTGTACACGGCTTCCTTTTCCGTGGCCGTGAGATCTTCCAACTTCTCTTTGTTCTCATCGATCGCTTTCTCTCCCATGCCTCCCACTACATCTCCGATGACCTGCTCGACGGCTCCGGTCGCCGTGTCGGTGAAGAGGGGAATCAGAAGTGCGCCGGCGCCGACGACCGGCGCGGCAGGAAGGAAGAACGCGGCTGTCGCCACTCCGGCGCCGAGCGCGGCGGTGCCGCCGAACTCCACCCAGCCGGACCGCTTTTCCGCCGCCTTCTCGTAGTCCTCATGGGTCTTGAGGTTCGTTGCCTCGATCTGATCCGCACGTGACTGGTCCAGGATGCCCTGGACTTCGGATCCGATCTTCACCGCCCTTCGGACGCCACCCGCATCGATATCGCCGTCCGCACTCACCTGCGCCTCAAGCGCACTACTCGTGTACACCTGCTCAGCAGCGCTCACCGACGCGTACGCGTCCGGGTAGTGACCCAGGACACTCAGGAATTTCCTCGCAATGCGACGCCCATCCTCATCGTTCGTGGCGGAGAATTTCAAATGACCGTCCGGGTTCTCGCCGGGCACAAAGAGGCTGTTTTTCTTGTTCTGGTCCAGTGACCAGTTGATGTCGTCAATATAACCGGCACCCATGGTCCCCAAGCTGTCGGTCAACGCCTCCTGCTGCTTGGCCAGTTTCGCGTCCTCGCTGTACTTCTCCATGACCTTCCGCATGACCTCTGCATTGTCCGCGTCCCGCACGACACCGGCGTTGGGACTGTCATACGGATATCCGAGGGTCGCCGCCTCCAATGCGTGCCCGAGCGCGTCCGGCATGTACTCGGACGACTCCTCCTTCTCTCTGAGGTCCCCCATGTCAACGTCCGAGAAGGACTTCCACTTCTCATCTCCGAAGAAGTCGAGATAGTTCGCGACTGAATTGTCATTCTTATCTATGCCGAGGTCCGCCGCCGACCCCTTGTCGTCCGTCCCGTCCTCGTTGTAGGCGGTCGGGTCATCCGTGAAGAAGCGCTTGGCCGCGTCCGGGCTGTGCCCCAACGCCTCCAGCATGGAGATGGTCGGGTCGTAGCCGGCGCCGTTGAGACCGGACGGATTGAACGGGTCCTTGGCCAGGCTGTTCACCACGTTGTTCGCGTTGAACCTGAGCGGATCCTTCTGGTGCAACTGGGCCACGTGCTCGGCGATCGGGTTGAGGAACTTCGCGTCGTAGTTCCCGTACCGCATGATGCCGCCGAGCAGCTGATAGCCGAACGGCCCTCCGCTGGGGTCGATCCTCCCGGCACTGGGCTCGTACGCCATGACGGGGATGCGCTCCGTGCCGAGCTTGCGCAGACTGGGTCCCCACTCGGCGGTGAACTCCTTGTCCTGGGAGGCCATTGCCAGGTTGAGGCCGAGATTCTTCTGGAGGTCCTGGACGTCCTTGAGCCGCTCCTTGTCGAGCTTTCCTTCCTCGTACGTGTCCGTCGAGAGCTGCCCGAAGAACGCGAGCGCCCCCTCCGGTCTGAGCTTCTTGTAGAAGTTCTCCGAGAACTCCGCCGACTCACTGTTGTCCTTCAGTAGCTCGTTGAGGGCCTGGAGCTCCTTGTGCGTGAGATCGCGGCCCTTGGCGGCCAGGCGGGCGGCCCGGGCGGCCTCTTCCTGGTCCATCTTCGTGTACTTGGGGGCGGTGAAGTCCTTGCGGTTGGTGACATTTACTTCGAGGGAGTTCTTGAAGGACACGTCGGTGTCATTGCAGTTGTCGACGATGAGGTCGATCTTCTTCTGCCACGACTCGATGTTCCTCCGCTCCTGCTGGAGCATTGTGGGGTAGTCGGGATCGTGCCCGGCCGCCGGGGTCTCCGCCACCGGGTGCCGCGCAGTGACCTTGCCCTTGGCGTCGACATGGATACCAGCTGCCGGCCCCTCGTCGTCGCGGATGCTGATCAGGTCGTCCTTGGCCTTCTTGATGGCCGTGTGGGCGTCTTCGAGGATCTGCTTGACACCCTTGGCTTCGGCCGCGGCGTCCTTGAACTCATTGGCCGTCTTGGTGATGAACCCCCTGGTGACACCCGCGTTGGCGCCCTCCCATTCGGCCTTGTCCGCCTTGACCTTCATGCCTTCCTGAGCGTCGTCGGCCAGCCGGTCAAGATCGGTGACCATCTTCGACCAGTCGTCAGCCGCCGTCTTCAGCTTGCCCACGGGCGCATCGACGATGTCCTCGAACTTCAGCATGTCCCTGTTCCCCCACGCCCTACTTCAGGTACTCGTTGAGCTTTGAAACAGAAATCAGATCGCCACCGATCTGCACATCGTCCTTCGCATGAGCGGACTTGCTGTAGTCAAGGTGGTTCGAAATCTGCGCGCAGGCATCAAGAAGCGTCTTCAGGTGCGTGTTCCACCGATCGTGGACCTTCAACAGACCTGTCCCGCTGGAGAAGTTGCCATTGGTGAGCGCGATCGCCGCTTCGAAGGTCGCGGGCCGAGCGCGGTCACCATCCTTGGAAAGCCGGGTGCGCAAACCGTACGCATCATGCCCAATGGCACCCAAGTGGTCTTGATTGACCGCCAGATCAGCGTTGGCGGGACCGGCTTGGCCACCAGTGCCGCCCGCGACCCCGTTGAGCCGCATATCGACCTTGTTGCGTCGATTCTGCACGAAGCGCCGCCCACTCTGCGTCGAACGTCACGAATTCCCCCGTTACCTATTCCTGGATGCCGTCGAAGCCATTTTCACCGACACTCGCGCTAGCCGCTCAGCTTCAGCCGATGCGCCCCGGGAGGTGCTCACTTTTCTCGCGAAACCGAATAAATGGAAACCAAGGGCACCCATATCTACCGTTCGTTGGCTCCTCGCCGCGCCCCACCAGGACCACCGACACCCTCGAAATGAAGGCCACTCCGCACGCCGATGTGCGCCCCGACTATCCCAAGTCGTAGGTGAGTTGCAACCGGAATGGCCCGGCAGGCAAAGCGTGGGCTGGTTTCAGGTTGTTGAGGAGCGGCGTGCCAACTGGGCTGACAGGGCGGGCAGTTAGCCTCGATCTTGCATGACGGTCCGTCGGTTCTTCCGTCGGGCCGTTTTGCTGTTGCGGATGTGCGAGGGCATGTTGGTGGCCCGGTTGTCGCGTCGGGTGGGCGCCGGGTTCCACTCCCGGGGTGGTCGTGCAGGTTGTTGGGACGGGTGAATTTACTGGTCAGCCGGGGTTCGGTAGGGCCTGGAGCCGGTCCATGGCGCTGGTGATCACGGATGTCCAGGGCCATCGGGCGGCCAGGCGGAGCCAGCGGCGGCGGCCGGTGTTCACGAGCTGGGCGGCGGCGGAAAACAAGCGGAGGCGGAGGCGCTTCGGCTCCCAACGGCGGGTTTCGCCTGTCAGGGCGAGCATCGGCATCCAGGCGAGGAGGTCGAGCGCGATGGAGACGATCTCCAGCCAGATCCGGTTCTGGGCTGTGTCGTGCAGGGGCAGGTTGCGCAGGCCGGTATCGCGGGCGTTTCGGATGCGGTCCTCGCAGCGGGCCCGCCTGCGGTGACGCAGTTCGAGGTCGGCGAGCTGGCCGCCCTTTGTGTTGGTCGCGAAGCAGGTCAGTCGCAGCCCGTCAACGTCGGTGAAGCGCAACTGGGCGCCGGGGTGTGGCCGTTCCTTGCGGACGATCAGCCGCATGCCCTTGGGCCAGGTGCTCAGGTCGGGCATGTCGGTGATCTCTGCGACCCAGGCGCCGGGCCGTTCGGTGCCGTCGGAGTCGTAGGCTGGTGTCCAGGCCCGTTTCGGGATCTTCAGCACAGCCTGGTGGATGGCGTCGGTGATGGTCATTCCGACCGAGTAGGACAGCCACCGGCCGCGGCGGGAGAGCCAGTCGAGGAAGGCGTGGGTGCCGCCGGCGGAGTCGGTGCGGACCAGCGTCTGCCGTCCCCGCCGCAGGTGTTTGGGCAGTTGGGCCAGGGCGAGGCGGGTGGTTTCGATGTGATCGCTCGCGGTGTTGGAGCCTGCGTTGCCAGGCCGCAGCAGCGCGGCCACCGGTTCCCCGGAACCGGCCTGGCCGTGGTCGACGAACGCAACGAGCGGATGGTGACCGAAGGTCTTCTTCCAGGTCGCGGTGGCGTCCTGCTTCTCGGAGTGCGCAAGCACCAGCACGCCGTCGATGTCCACGATCACGCTGCCACCGGCGGCCGGATTGTCTTCACCGGCCAACTCCCATACTCGCGTGCGCACTTCGGCTCGTGCCGCGCGGATCGCGGTGAGCGCCTTCGGCCCGGCCGCGGCGAGCGCGTCGATGAGCCGGGAGACCGTGGGGTCCGATGCCACTGGACCGAACACGTCGGCCTCGGCCCGCAGCATGGCGACATCAGCGAGGCAGTCCCCGCCCAGAGCCGTCGCGAGTGCGATATCCAGCAGGACCTTGCCCGGATCATGCATCGTCCGCGGCTTGCGCCAGGGCGCCAGCGCCGCCGATATCGCATCGTCCAGGCCCAACGTGCGGACCGTCTCGACCAGCAGCACCGCCCCGGCCTGCGAGACCGCCCCTCTGCCGCCGCCCTCGACGCGGACACGTGGGTACAACCCGATACGCTTACTCACCTGGAGAGTGCTTCTTTCCGTGCAGCCAACAGGACCCTAGACAAGTCCCATCGTTGCAGGTCAGAAGCACTCTCTGCTTATTTGATCAAGGCATGGACGAGCACGCTCATGAAAGCGCGAGGTTAGCTCCTGCTGCCA from Streptomyces sp. NBC_01591 includes:
- a CDS encoding IS1380 family transposase codes for the protein MSKRIGLYPRVRVEGGGRGAVSQAGAVLLVETVRTLGLDDAISAALAPWRKPRTMHDPGKVLLDIALATALGGDCLADVAMLRAEADVFGPVASDPTVSRLIDALAAAGPKALTAIRAARAEVRTRVWELAGEDNPAAGGSVIVDIDGVLVLAHSEKQDATATWKKTFGHHPLVAFVDHGQAGSGEPVAALLRPGNAGSNTASDHIETTRLALAQLPKHLRRGRQTLVRTDSAGGTHAFLDWLSRRGRWLSYSVGMTITDAIHQAVLKIPKRAWTPAYDSDGTERPGAWVAEITDMPDLSTWPKGMRLIVRKERPHPGAQLRFTDVDGLRLTCFATNTKGGQLADLELRHRRRARCEDRIRNARDTGLRNLPLHDTAQNRIWLEIVSIALDLLAWMPMLALTGETRRWEPKRLRLRLFSAAAQLVNTGRRRWLRLAARWPWTSVITSAMDRLQALPNPG